The Acidobacteriota bacterium DNA segment CTGACCGGTGCCAGTCGGCATCGAGGAGGATTCATGGCCCTGACCCAACAGACAATTCTCGAAAAACTGCACGAGATCGCAGCCCCCGGGGGACGGATGAGCCTGGTCGAAGCTGGCGCCGTGCGGGGCATCGAAGTGGACGGGTCATCCGTCAAGGTCGTCCTGGCGGTGGAGGCACCGGATCCGTCCGTCGCCGGAGAAGTCCGATCCGCGGTGGAAGGGGAGCTCGCCCAGATCGAGGGTGTCGAGAACCTGGAGGTCACCGTTCACCCCCTGCTGGCAACGGTCCAGCGCGGGCCCGGAGCGAACCCCGAGCCGCCTCCAGACTGGTCCGACAAAATTCCCGGCGTGAAGCGCGTGATTGCCGTCGCCTCCGGCAAGGGAGGCGTGGGAAAGTCGACGGTTGCAGCAAATCTCAGCCTCGCCCTCGCCAAATTGGGCCACGCGGTCGGCCTGCTCGACGGAGACATCTATGGCCCGTCCCAGCAAATGATGATGGGGGCAACGGACGATCCGATCGGCGATGCCGAGGGCAAAATCCGGCCGGTGACCTCTCCCGGTGGCGTCGACGTCATGTCATTCGGATTCCTGGTTGATCCCGATCAGCCCGTTATCTGGCGGGGGCCAATGCTGCAGAAGGCCCTCGAACAGTTCATCGGCGATGTCGAGTGGGGCGACCTCGATTACCTCATCATAGACCTGCCGCCCGGCACCGGCGATGTGGCGTTGACGCTGTGCCAGAACGTCCCAATGGCCGGTGTGGTGATCGTCACGACTCCGCAGGATGTCGCTCTCGTCGATGCCCGCAAGAGCCTCCACATGTTCAAAAAGC contains these protein-coding regions:
- a CDS encoding Mrp/NBP35 family ATP-binding protein codes for the protein MALTQQTILEKLHEIAAPGGRMSLVEAGAVRGIEVDGSSVKVVLAVEAPDPSVAGEVRSAVEGELAQIEGVENLEVTVHPLLATVQRGPGANPEPPPDWSDKIPGVKRVIAVASGKGGVGKSTVAANLSLALAKLGHAVGLLDGDIYGPSQQMMMGATDDPIGDAEGKIRPVTSPGGVDVMSFGFLVDPDQPVIWRGPMLQKALEQFIGDVEWGDLDYLIIDLPPGTGDVALTLCQNVPMAGVVIVTTPQDVALVDARKSLHMFKKLEVPVLGIVENMSAYTCPECGHVESIFGSGGGERTAKELGIPLLGSVPLDPAVVVGGDGGKPVVVDRPDSPTGKAFSELAQAVSELTS